One window of the Lepeophtheirus salmonis chromosome 7, UVic_Lsal_1.4, whole genome shotgun sequence genome contains the following:
- the LOC121121250 gene encoding glutamine--fructose-6-phosphate aminotransferase [isomerizing] 2: MCGIFAYLNYLTPKTRAEVLGFLIKGLRRQEYRGYDSAGVGIIGDDGSIELIKKRGKVADLENEIASRASELGMGSILNVHVGIAHTRWATHGVPSCVNSHPHRSDDQNEFVVVHNGIITNYKDIKQFLMARGHVFESETDTEAIAKLVKHIYHQNPSDGFRQVVEKCAKQLEGAFALCFTSVHFPGEIVAARRGSPLLIGIKTSTILQSDSIPVQYSVEDEASRHNHSGSEVAKNLASPLSMRKPCHTRFRMDSASDTEEIAPADPHEAMEYFFASDASAIIEHTNRVIYLEDDDIAAVKDGILSIHRVNQMINEKTQRDITTLKMEIQEIMKGNFASFMQKEIFEQPESIVNTMRGRINFETNTITLGGIKDYIPEIKRCRRLLMIACGTSYYSAIATRQLLEELTELPVMIDLASDFIDRNTPIFRDDVCFFVSQSGETADTLQALRYCKKKGALIVGITNTVGSSISRESHCGVHINAGPEIGVASTKAYTSQIISLVMFAIVMAQDRISLLGRCQTIIQGLKSLPQLIYKVLEQDSKIKEIADMLHEKKSLLIMARGYNYATCLEGALKVKELTYMHSEGIQCGELKHGPLAMVDANIPIICIALRDNVYTKCMNSIQQVTAREGRPILICTEGDKETQKFSETFIEIPETVDALQGILSVIPMQLLSLHIAVKKGCNVDCPRNLAKSVTVE, translated from the exons ATGTGCGGAATCTTTGCTTACTTGAATTACTTGACCCCAAAAACTCGTGCTGAAGTCCTGGGCTTCCTTATTAAAGGCTTGAGACGTCAAGAATATCGTGGCTATGACAGTGCTG gaGTTGGGATCATAGGGGACGATGGAAGTATTGAATTGATCAAGAAACGTGGAAAGGTTGCTGATCTGGAAAATGAAATTGCATCAAGAGCTAGTGAATTGGGAATGGGATCCATCTTGAATGTTCATGTTGGTATTGCTCACACCCGTTGGGCTACTCATGGTGTTCCATCTTGTGTTAACTCCCATCCTCACCGCTCTGATGACCAAAACGAATTTGTTGTTGTGCATAATGGAATCATCACCAACTATAAGGACATCAAACAGTTCTTAATGGCTAGAGGACATGTCTTTGAATCTGAAACAGATACTGAGGCTATTGCTAAGTTGGTCAAACACATTTATCATCAAAACCCATCCGATGGATTCCGACAAGTTGTAGAGAAATGTGCCAAGCAATTGGAAGGAGCATTTGCCTTGTGTTTTACTTCTGTTCATTTCCCTGGAGAAATAGTTGCTGCTCGTCGTGGAAGTCCTCTCTTGATTGGAATAAAGACATCCACCATTCTTCAATCGGATTCTATCCCTGTTCAATATAG cGTTGAAGATGAAGCAAGTCGTCACAACCACTCCGGGAGTGAGGTAGCCAAGAATTTAGCATCACCTTTGAGCATGAGGAAACCATGCCATACAAGATTCCGAATGGACTCTGCCTCTGATACAGAAGAAATTGCTCCTGCAGATCCTCATGAGGCTATGGAATATTTCTTTGCCAGTGACGCAAGTGCCATTATTGAACATACAAATAGAGTTATATATCTTGAGGATGATGACATTGCTGCTGTTAAGGATGGAATTCTCTCTATTCATAGAGTTAATCAAATGATTAACGAAAAAACACAAAG ggaCATTACCACATTGAAAATGGAGATTCAAGAAATCATGAAAGGAAATTTTGCTTCCTTCATGcaaaaggaaatttttgaaCAACCAGAGTCTATCGTAAATACTATGAGAGGTAGAATTAACTTTGAAACAAACACAATCACTTTGGGTGGTATCAAGGATTATATCCCTGAGATTAAGCGTTGTCGTCGTCTATTGATGATTGCTTGTGGAACGTCCTACTATTCTGCTATTGCAACTCGTCAATTGTTGGAAGAATTGACGGAATTGCCCGTAATGATTGATTTAGCTTCTGATTTTATTGATCGAAACACTCCCATCTTTAGAGATGATGTTTGTTTCTTTGTGTCTCAGTCTGGAGAAACAGCAGATACTCTTCAAGCTCTTCGTTATTGCAAGAAGAAAGGTGCACTTATTGTTGGAATCACAAATACTGTTGGATCTAGCATTTCAAGAGAATCTCACTGTGGAGTTCATATCAATGCTGGACCAGAAATTGGTGTTGCATCTACAAAGGCGTACACATCTCAAATCATTTCATTGGTTATGTTTGCAATTGTTATGGCTCAGGATCGTATTTCCCTTCTTGGAAGATGTCAAACCATCATTCAAGGATTGAAAAGCCTTCCTCAACTCATCTACAAAGTCCTTGAACAGGACAGCAAAATCAAAGAAATCGCTGATATGCTACACGAAAAGAAATCCTTGTTGATTATGGCTAGAGGCTACAACTACGCCACTTGTTTGGAAGGTGCTCTTAAAGTTAAGGAACTTACATACATGCATTCTGAGGGTATTCAATGTGGAGAATTAAAGCATGGTCCTTTGGCCATGGTTGATGCAAACATTCCAATCATTTGCATTGCACTAAGAGATAATGTATACACAAAATGCATGAACTCCATTCAACAAGTAACTGCACGAGAGGGCAGGCCTATTTTAATCTGCACAGAAGGAGATAAGGAAACACAAAAATTCTCTGAGACTTTCATTGAGATCCCAGAAACAGTTGATGCTCTTCAAGGCATTCTAAGCGTTATTCCCATGCAATTGTTATCCCTTCATATTGCCGTTAAAAAGGGATGCAATGTGGACTGTCCAAGAAATTTAGCCAAATCTGTCACGGTAGagtaa